A DNA window from Lagenorhynchus albirostris chromosome 5, mLagAlb1.1, whole genome shotgun sequence contains the following coding sequences:
- the RPL22L1 gene encoding ribosomal protein eL22-like translates to MVVKKDKKPKKSTWKFNLDLTHPVEDGIFDSGNFEQFLREKVKVNGKTGNLGNVVHIERFKSKITVASEKQFSKRYLKYLTKKYLKKNNLRDWLRVVASDKETYELRYFQISQDEDGSESED, encoded by the exons ATGGTCGTG AAGAAAGACAAGAAGCCTAAGAAGTCAACCTGGAAGTTTAATTTGGACCTTACTCATCCAGTAGAAGATGGAATTTTTGATTCTGGAAATTTT gaACAGTTTCTACGGGAGAAGGTTAAAGTGAATGGAAAAACTGGAAATCTTGGGAATGTCGTTCACATTGAACGCTTCAAGAGTAAAATCACAGTTGCTTCTGAGAAACAGTTCTCTAAAAG GTATTTGAAATATCTCACCAAGAAATACCTTAAGAAGAACAATCTTCGTGATTGGCTTCGTGTGGTTGCATCTGACAAGGAGACTTATGAACTTCGTTACTTCCAGATTAGTCAAGATGAAGATGGATCCGAGTCTGAGGACTAG